A genomic window from Silene latifolia isolate original U9 population chromosome Y, ASM4854445v1, whole genome shotgun sequence includes:
- the LOC141628877 gene encoding uncharacterized protein LOC141628877, which yields MGFSEKDLQKKTIPLVGFSGETANSLGEIVIPTYVGGVNKQVRYLVIDGPSTYNIILGKPWLHLMKAVPSTYHQCVKFPTTWGVETIRGDQEEARGCYKKKLKCTANPPV from the coding sequence atgggattcagcgaaaAAGACTTGCAAAAGAAAACCATCCCGCtagtagggttcagtggagaaacagctAACTCATTGGGAGAAATCGTGATCCCAACCTATGTAGGAGGAGTCAACAAACAGGTAAGGTACTTGGTCATAGATGGACCATCTACCTACAATATTATTCTTGGAAAGCCATGGTTGCATCTGATGAAAGCAGTtccctcaacatatcatcaatgtgTAAAGTTCCCCACAacatggggagtagagacaatacgAGGAGACCAGGAGGAAGCCAGAGGCTGTTACAAGAAGAAGCTAAAATGCACTGCCAACCCTCCAGTATAG